In Candidatus Zixiibacteriota bacterium, the genomic stretch TCAGCCCGTCCACCGGCACGGTATTGCTCGATAGACTCGCGTCTTTTTTTCGCCGCGCCATTGAGCACACCGATAACGGCATCGTCAGCCATAGGCGGACTATCGCCGAGCGGCCCGGCGGCCATTGCCTTGTATTTGATATCAGACTTGAGGCCACGAAGCACGGTCAGCTTTTCTTTCTGTCCGGACTTCATGGCCTCTTTGATATCTGTATCGATTTTGTCAATAAGTGTCATCAATAACTATCTTCAAAATAACGATTGCGTCGGGTTTTCCGACGAGCGGCCGCCATTTTCCGTTTCTTTGCTTCTGAAGGCTTTTCAAAATGCTGATGTTTCTTGTAATCGGAAAGAATTCCCGATTTTTCGCAGAATTTATTAAAACGTCGAAGAGCTTTTTCAAATGATTCGTCATCACGAACTCGTACACCGGTCAAATCTACACACCTCCTTTGCCGGTTAAATTGTTTACACAACACGTAAAGTATTTAGATACTATCGGTTAAGAAAACTAATAGGTGAGTCTTTGTCAACAGAAAAATACCTAAAGT encodes the following:
- a CDS encoding GatB/YqeY domain-containing protein, with translation MTLIDKIDTDIKEAMKSGQKEKLTVLRGLKSDIKYKAMAAGPLGDSPPMADDAVIGVLNGAAKKRRESIEQYRAGGRADLADKEQSELDIIVAYLPQQMGEHELREIIKSAIAESGADSLQKIGLVMKVLMPKIKGQADGKLVNRLVTELLAK
- the rpsU gene encoding 30S ribosomal protein S21 gives rise to the protein MTGVRVRDDESFEKALRRFNKFCEKSGILSDYKKHQHFEKPSEAKKRKMAAARRKTRRNRYFEDSY